A single window of Gossypium hirsutum isolate 1008001.06 chromosome A10, Gossypium_hirsutum_v2.1, whole genome shotgun sequence DNA harbors:
- the LOC107916160 gene encoding disease resistance protein RUN1-like: protein MRSVDEVKQWKTAFAEVGKLQGWHIDGSISDRPETQYIKDIVAYVMQKLMKHQVFLSLGEDTRLNFSNHLVNALEKVGIDVFPNNETLKKGEKLPPTYSRAISASNLSILVFYLKPMLLQNHA, encoded by the exons ATGAGGTCAGTTGATGAAGTGAAACAATGGAAAACTGCTTTTGCTGAAGTTGGTAAATTACAAGGGTGGCATATAGATGGAAGCATCTCGGATAG ACCTGAAACCCAGTACATCAAGGATATTGTTGCGTATGTTATGCAAAAGTTGATGAAGCATCAAGTTTTCTTAAGCTTAGGTGAAGACACACGCCTCAACTTCTCCAATCACCTAGTCAATGCTTTGGAAAAAGTAGGAATTGATGTCTTCCCCAATAACGAAACACTGAAAAAAGGAGAGAAACTTCCACCAACATATTCTCGAGCAATTTCGGCCTCAAATCTCTCAATCCTCGTGTTTTATCTAAAGCCTATGCTTCTTCAAAATCATGCTTAG